The Actinomycetota bacterium region GGCCCCTTTAAGAGCCTCTATATTGTGTGCTACAGTTGGATCTCGCTGGCGAACCTAGGTCCTTTGATAGGGCTTAGGTTCGTCTCTTTTTTTCATGGCCTCCGTCCTCACGGTTCTTCGCAACTAGGAACTTGTAAAGTTCAATTAGCAACGCAGATATCAACGCGAGTCCTACGGCCACGACCAGGCCATCGACCACTTTGTTATCACCTCCCTCATCTTCGATTTCGAAATTAAGCAAGCATTTCTGCCTTGCCCCGAGCCCTTTGGAAGCTCGGCAAAAAAAATAAGGCACCCTTCACCACTTGAAGCCAATCAATAAACAGGCGTACGGAATCACCTGGGCACAGTTTTCATCCCTGATTGACTAAAAGCGGCGAGGATACCTCGCCAGTAGACCGTTCTCCCCACAGGCATAAACCTTGGATCTCACCCTCCACCAAGCTCTGTGCCAAGCCTGGGTCCGGTTTATGCGGGAATCAGCCTATCGATGGTAATAATATCCGGACGAGAAAAGGCGGTCAAGAGCCCTAAAGAGAGTTTATTCCGCAATTTGCGGGAATTTGCTTGCAATCTATATTGCTTTATTAGAATTCCAGTCCCGGTCTTGCCCCGAAAACCATCAAGAATATAACATCTACGGATATGTTATCCGTTCTAGCTTGCAAATAGTGCGTGAATACGGTATAAAATAAGGAAATGCTAACGTAATGCTAACAGGAGTGGGCATGAAAGGACATGTAAAAAAGCGGGGAGGGACCTGGACAATCATATACGATCTGGGCAGAGATATTGACGGCAAGCGTCAACAGAAGTGGAAGGGGGGCTTTCGCACAAAGAAAGAAGCTGATGCTGAGTTAAACAAGATTTTACATGAGCTAAATTCGGGAGCTTATACTGAACCCAGTCGCGTTTCTGTGGCGGGTTACATGCGTAAATGGCTTAAAGAATACGCAAAGCACAACGTTACAGGCAGAACCTATGTACGTTACGAGGAAATCGTAGAAAAGCACCTAATTCCGGCACTTGGAAGGAACGTCTTGCCAGAGCTTAGACCGGCACAGATCTCGGCTTACTATAGTGAAGCTCTCTCTAATGGCAGATTGAACGGAAAAGGTGGTTTATCTGCTAAGACGGTTCGGCAACACCATGCCGTTTTAAGAAAGGCTTTAGAACAAGCTGTTCAATGGCAAATGATAAATAGAAATCCTGCCGCCGCTGTGGCCGCACCTAAGCCGAAGCAACGGGAAATGACCGCCCTAAATGATGATCAGTTGGCAGAATTGCTGCATGCAGTTGAGGGAACCCAAAACTATATTCCGATCCTCCTGGCCGCTACTACAGGAATGAGAAGAGGCGAGATATTCGGTCTAAAATGGCACGACGTGGATTTAGAGAAGCCCGAACCCATACTTCATGTTAGTCGAGCGGTTCAAGTTGTTAATGGTCAGGTCAGTTTAAAAGAGCCAAAAACACAAAAAGGGCGCAGGGGAATCGTTCTTTATCCGCTCACCGTTATGGCTCTCAAGAAACATAGGATAGAGCAGAATGAGAATCGTTTGAAATTAGGATCTTCTTATCAGGATAACGATCTGATTTGCGCTCGTACAGATGGAACCCCCGTTAATGTGGATACGTTCAGCAAGACTTTTGCACAAATAATAAGAAAGACCGGCCTTCCTGTCTGCCGTCTTCATGATTTGCGACATTCTCACGCTACTAGCTTACTCGCTCAAAATACTAATCCTAAGATCGTTTCCGAGCGGCTGGGCCATGCCAATATAAATATCACCTTAGATACCTACTCACACGTTTTACCTGGTCTGCAAGAAGAAGCAGTACTCAAAGTAAATGATTCCCTATCGTCAGCTATGCAGAGATTGGGTAAGAGTAACTCCTGAACCGCTTGATGAGGGCTGAGAGAACAGCTGATGGCTTCTAATCGTCTTAAGCAGAGGGACCAGTATGTTATAATGTAAAAAATATAAAAATCGCGTTTTGAAAACAACTTGAGGTCCGGCCTTCTGTCCGAATCTGAATATTTCAAAAACGCACATCCTTCCCTGTGAGGCTCGTCTCTCACGGGGATTTTCGATTTTTATGGCCTCATCTCTAAAAAAGAAGGTGGTGATTTCCAACAGGAAACAGCTTAGTTTTGTAATTCGATTGTTCTATTGGAGGTTAACAAATGCTTCAACATGAAAGTGAAAAATGGGCTTTCTCTATAGAAGAGGTAG contains the following coding sequences:
- a CDS encoding site-specific integrase yields the protein MKGHVKKRGGTWTIIYDLGRDIDGKRQQKWKGGFRTKKEADAELNKILHELNSGAYTEPSRVSVAGYMRKWLKEYAKHNVTGRTYVRYEEIVEKHLIPALGRNVLPELRPAQISAYYSEALSNGRLNGKGGLSAKTVRQHHAVLRKALEQAVQWQMINRNPAAAVAAPKPKQREMTALNDDQLAELLHAVEGTQNYIPILLAATTGMRRGEIFGLKWHDVDLEKPEPILHVSRAVQVVNGQVSLKEPKTQKGRRGIVLYPLTVMALKKHRIEQNENRLKLGSSYQDNDLICARTDGTPVNVDTFSKTFAQIIRKTGLPVCRLHDLRHSHATSLLAQNTNPKIVSERLGHANINITLDTYSHVLPGLQEEAVLKVNDSLSSAMQRLGKSNS